The sequence AACATATGCAAACCCCAAAGGGGTGAAAGAATTTAGTTATTATTTAACCGTGAGATAAAAAGATCGATCTCTTGTCAACAAGTTTTTCTTTCGTCCCTTTGGGACTTAGTGTTAATTGTGCAGAAACATGCAAAAAGACATCCTTAGATCAATCCCATCGGTTAACGAACTCCTTGGGTCACCGGAGATGTCAAAATTAACTGTTATTTATCCAAGGCAACTGGTGGTTGATGCAATTCGTGCAGTTTTGGAAGACATTCGGCAATCCCTGACTGATAAAAAAGGCATATCTCAATTCGACATCACTCAAAAATCCCCCCCTTACGAAGGGGGGGAAATAGGGGTGGTAAAAAGCCGTGTGGAAGCACAAGCCGTTGATCTGTCTCCACAAGGGCTTTACTACCTCGTTCAACAATCCCTCCAGCAAAAATTCTGCGGCATCGAGCATGCTATCAATGCAACGGGTATCATACTTCACACAGGACTTGGCAGGGCGCCCCTCGCAGATGAGGCGGCAAAACAGATACAAAACATTTTGAAAAGTTTTTGTACGCTGGAAATTGAAAAACTCAGCGGTAGAAGGGGGATTCGGTATCATCATATTGAGCAACTCGTTTCTATGATTACAGGGGCAGAGGCGGCACTGGTTGTCAACAACAATGCTGCTGCCGTTTTGCTTGCCTTAGATACACTGGCCAGGGGTAAGGAGGTCATCATTTCACGTTCACAGCTTGTGGAGATTGGCGGGTCATTCCGCATGCCCGACGTGATGTCGAAAGGTGGTGCAATATTGGTCGAGGTGGGGACAACCAATAAGACGTACCTTGACGACTATCGCAATGCCATTACGGAGCATACGGGGCTTATTCTCAAGGTGCATCAAAGCAACTTCAAAATCGTAGGTTTTACTGAAACGGTCGATTTGAAAGACCTTGTTTCGCTAGGCCAAACCCACAGTATTCCTGTCATGTACGATCTGGGAAGCGGCGCATTGATTGATCTGGGAAAATTTGGATTACCCCACGAGCCGACCGTGCAGGAAAGTATAAAGACGGGGGTAGATATCGTTACCGTCAGTACCGATAAGATCATGGGTGGTCCGCAGGGTGGCATTATTGCCGGGAAAAAGAAATGGGTTGATCTGTTGAAAAAGAATCCATTAACTCGTGCCCTCCGTGTGGGGAAATTAACCATCGCTGCGCTGGAGGCAACGTTACGTTTGTATCTGGACGAAGGCCTTGCCATACAAAAAATCCCGGTGCTTCAGATGATTTTAACCCCGCTTGAGGCAATAGAAGAAAGGTGTAAAAGATTGATAAATACTATGACTCCTGAAGCAAAGGCTTGCATGCATATTACCATTATCGACGGCTTTTCGGAAATGGGTGGCGGGTCATTACCGGGTGAAGGGATTCCAACAAAGCTCATTTCTCTCCATTCGGAAAAAATAAATGCCGACGAATTAGCCGCACGACTGCGGGGTAATACCCCCCCGATCTTTGCCAGAATAGAGCAAGACCGAGTGCTTCTGGATATGCGTACGGTATATGATGATGCGGTTGATACGATTGCCGTGGCATTAGGAAAGATATTTTCATAAAGTAAAGTAAATTAGAAAAATATCCTGATAACTATGTAGATAACCCTGCTTGTATTGTAAGACGATGCAATTGAAAGGAAGAAAAATGAAGAAAAAATTGATCATATCAGATCCTGCGGTGATGATGGGCAAACCGATCATTGCAGGGACGCGCATTACTGTTGAGCTTATTTTAGATAAACTTGCAGCTGGTGAAACTATCGAGCAAATTCTTGACGCCCACCCCCGTCTTACCCGCGATGCCATTCAAGCAGCCTTGTCGTTTGCGGCTGATTCATTACGGGATGAGGTAGTTTATCCGATTCAGGAGGTAGCTTGAACCTTTTGGCAGACGAAAGTGTAGACCGGCAGATTGTGGAGCGTTTAAGGCAAGATGGTCATCGGGTACGGTACGTTGCCGAAATGGAACCGGGGATTTCAGATGAGATTGTGCTCGATTCCTTAAGCGGGTTCAAGTTTGCAACTTGAACCCAATAGTTTGATTCATCCGTCGATTTGAATTCCCTGATGTTATTGGCCTACAAATTATAGGGTTCGGGTTGCAAACCCGAACCCGCCATTATAAAAATTGACATTGTTTTCGCGATTACTTACTATATGGCCAATTGGTTTATGAACTTTATTATATGCCCAAATAGCCGTATAATAAGCCAAATGTAAACATATTATATGTACTAATAGCCCTAAAAGAAGACAGCTTTTAGTACGGCATAACTCATGTTATGCGGCAAAGGAGGTCTTGTGCAATTTGAACTGAGTCACGATAGGCGAAACATAACAGACGAAGACTTATTGTCTGACCTTCGTCGTGTCGCATCCGAGCAGTCAGAGCAGCAAGTGAAGCAGCGTACCTATAGAGATCACGGCAAGTACGGCGTTACAACCGTCATTCGCCGTTTTGGTTCTTGGAATTCTGCGGTGAAGGCAGCCGGTTTAGAAACCACGGTGGAACGGAACGTTCCAGATGAGAAACTGTTTTCAGCTCTCTATGACTTATGGGTTTCTCTTGGTCGCCAACCTAGCTATTCGGAAGTTCAAAAACCTGCATGTCATTTTCATGTAGCCACCTACGAGCGGCGATTCGGTTCATGGAGGCAAGCTTTGGAGGCGTTCGTTTCATACGCCAACTCTAAAGATATAGCTGCACCAACGGCTGCTGCAACTGTTGGCACTGCATCCCGCAGAAGCTCTCGTTGTCCCGATTAGCGGCTTCGTTTCAAGGTGCTCCAGCGCGATCACTTCCGCTGCTGTGCATGCGGTGCCTCTCCATCGGTTACGCCTGGCGTTGTGCTTGGGGTTGACCACATCAGGCCGTGGTCAAAAGGAGGTGATACCATTATCGAGAACCTTCAAACACTATGCACAGCCTGCAACCAAGGGAAAACAAATCACCATGAAGAGCAATAAGCCGCATAACACTTATAAGGCCTCCAGCGGACCGGCCAAAAGCTGCGCTTTTGCCCGTCCGCTAAGCCCACGTTAGTCGTTTAAAATGATTGTTGTTGTGACGGCATCTTGATGATGCTTTGACGGTCAAACAATCAGATGTTTTACAGACAGCAAACAGCAGATAATAAAATAATGAGCTCGAAGCGACCTACCAACATGCCGCACACTCCAGCAAATGGATTGATAAAATTGCGGAAGCATATCTATAAATCCACCGCTTGAATTACTTCTGGATTTGTAACAGTTTGGTTTTTGAAAGTCTCAATAAAATCAGATATTACCGAACTTTGTTAACCCGAAGTATTTGCAAACATCAAACACACCCTTAAATTTCCTGAGGTAGGTCAACCGTCCCCGGTTGACATCATAATGACAAGCGGAACGCTTATCCTACCGACAGAGGGAACTTGTACTCTCCCCTCTAAAAAGAGGGGGCCGGGGGTGTGTCCCATATCAAAAATGTTTTGCTCTATTATTATTTTGCATTTTGATTTTTCAATATCGCATTTATAATAAACACTTATAGGCATAGCCGGTGGTTTTCGATGATGTCTAACAGGTTAAAATTTGCTAAGCGGTTATTGAAAGACGGCGGAATGGCTGATTTCAGGATTTATTTCTTCAACAATATCAGAAAGAAGGTTGTAAGGTGATGAGAAACTTGTTTCCCACTCGTGTACCTCAGGTAGGTAACGTTCTTTGTTGTATGGCGATTTTTTCTTTTTTTCTCTCAACGATGACATTAGCAGTGACGTCCCTTTTTGCAAACCAAGGCAAAAAGGGCAAGCCCTTAAAGGAAAAAGCAACTCTTGAAGTTCAAAAACTTCAGATGCCTTTTATAGCCAATAATGGTCAGGTTGATGAAAGGGTACTTTTTTATGCACAGACCTTTGGGGGAACGGTGTTTGTAAACAAAGACGGGCAGATCGTCTATGCATTACCGGATGGCAGGCATGGAACCGAGGGGACAAAGGATCGGGAGGGGAATCAGACACAAAATCACCTGATGCAGGATGCAAGGGGTATTGCCCTGAAAGAACAATTCGTGGGCAGCAAGATTGATGAAATCAAGGGCGGGTCGAAATCCGTAGCCACCGTGAATTATTTTACCGGAAATGACCCATCAAAATGGCAGAGCAATATACCAACGTATGAGATTGTCGAAATGGGAGAGGTGTACGAGGGGATAGACTTAAGGCTGAAGGCGTATGGAAACAACGTAGAAAAACTTTTTACGGTAAAACCAGACGCAAACTATGAAAAGATATTAA is a genomic window of Candidatus Brocadia sp. containing:
- a CDS encoding L-seryl-tRNA(Sec) selenium transferase, whose amino-acid sequence is MQKDILRSIPSVNELLGSPEMSKLTVIYPRQLVVDAIRAVLEDIRQSLTDKKGISQFDITQKSPPYEGGEIGVVKSRVEAQAVDLSPQGLYYLVQQSLQQKFCGIEHAINATGIILHTGLGRAPLADEAAKQIQNILKSFCTLEIEKLSGRRGIRYHHIEQLVSMITGAEAALVVNNNAAAVLLALDTLARGKEVIISRSQLVEIGGSFRMPDVMSKGGAILVEVGTTNKTYLDDYRNAITEHTGLILKVHQSNFKIVGFTETVDLKDLVSLGQTHSIPVMYDLGSGALIDLGKFGLPHEPTVQESIKTGVDIVTVSTDKIMGGPQGGIIAGKKKWVDLLKKNPLTRALRVGKLTIAALEATLRLYLDEGLAIQKIPVLQMILTPLEAIEERCKRLINTMTPEAKACMHITIIDGFSEMGGGSLPGEGIPTKLISLHSEKINADELAARLRGNTPPIFARIEQDRVLLDMRTVYDDAVDTIAVALGKIFS
- a CDS encoding DUF433 domain-containing protein, whose product is MKKKLIISDPAVMMGKPIIAGTRITVELILDKLAAGETIEQILDAHPRLTRDAIQAALSFAADSLRDEVVYPIQEVA